From the Lolium rigidum isolate FL_2022 chromosome 2, APGP_CSIRO_Lrig_0.1, whole genome shotgun sequence genome, one window contains:
- the LOC124689685 gene encoding BTB/POZ and MATH domain-containing protein 1-like encodes MVTKTASTVVLHAGEHLFKVVNHSLVKGSNTCLTSGTFRVGGHDWAIRYYPNGNSRTVDDQFSSIFLNLINTAGDSEVTAYYSFCIQDPAPSATGEKHKFGYTTKFALVDGGNWGTNKFMSKSDLVASGYLQDDCLLIKCTITVIASKLTKDIEDNENSIIIPPSVLGKDLGNLLENGLEVDLTVRIGWFKSFKVHGCVLAARSPVFRALLCGSMVESRQTTIRVNDVDARVFEVLLYYMYNDCLPEFMEETTVEAMNMTQHLLVAADRYAMESLKLICQDKLSKAIEAKTLGITLNLAEQFNCQQLKNYCLGHIARDTERIRATIKTNNFRRHRQNHPSIGSDILDKGN; translated from the coding sequence ATGGTAACAAAGACCGCCTCGACTGTGGTCCTCCACGCCGGCGAGCACCTATTCAAGGTCGTCAACCACTCCCTCGTCAAAGGCAGCAATACCTGTCTCACGTCCGGAACCTTCCGCGTCGGCGGCCATGACTGGGCTATCCGCTACTACCCAAACGGCAACTCTAGGACCGTCGACGATCAGTTCTCTTCGATTTTTCTCAACTTGATAAACACCGCCGGTGATTCTGAGGTCACTGCGTACTACTCCTTCTGCATACAGGACCCGGCACCGTCGGCCACAGGAGAGAAGCACAAATTCGGCTACACCACAAAGTTTGCGCTGGTGGACGGTGGCAATTGGGGTACAAACAAATTTATGAGTAAATCTGACTTGGTTGCGTCGGGGTATCTCCAGGATGACTGTCTACTGATCAAGTGCACGATCACTGTTATTGCCTCCAAGCTCACTAAAGACATTGAGGACAACGAAAATAGCATCATCATTCCGCCCTCGGTCCTCGGCAAGGATCTTGGCAATCTTCTGGAGAACGGCCTTGAGGTGGACTTGACGGTAAGGATTGGGTGGTTCAAAAGTTTTAAGGTGCACGGGTGTGTGCTCGCTGCACGGTCGCCAGTCTTCCGTGCGCTGCTGTGTGGATCTATGGTGGAGAGCAGACAAACCACTATCCGCGTTAACGACGTAGATGCCAGAGTTTTCGAGGTCTTACTCTATTACATGTACAATGATTGCCTCCCAGAGTTCATGGAGGAGACCACGGTAGAGGCTATGAACATGACCCAACATTTGCTAGTCGCAGCTGATCGGTACGCCATGGAGAGTTTGAAGTTGATATGTCAGGATAAATTGAGCAAGGCAATAGAGGCTAAGACACTGGGCATCACTTTGAATCTCGCTGAGCAATTCAACTGTCAACAGCTCAAGAATTATTGTCTCGGTCATATAGCAAGAGACACTGAGAGGATACGAGCCACTATTAAAACTAATAACTTCAGGCGACACAGGCAAAACCACCCGAGTATTGGATCTGATATTCTGGACAAAGGTAATTGA